A genomic segment from Pseudomonas sessilinigenes encodes:
- a CDS encoding transporter substrate-binding domain-containing protein, producing the protein MKKALLTLSALALCMAAGSALAKEYKELRFGVDPSYAPFESKAADGSLVGFDIDLGNAICAELKVKCKWVESDFDGMIPGLKANKFDGVISSMTVTAAREKVIDFSNELFSGPTAFVFKKGSGLSEDTASLKGKTIGYEQGTIQEAYAKAVLDKAGIKTQAYQNQDQVYADLTSGRLDASIQDMLQAELGFLKSPQGADYEISKPVDDPLLPAKTAVGISKGNKELKALLDKGIKALHDDGTYATIQKKHFGDLNLYSGK; encoded by the coding sequence ATGAAAAAAGCATTGCTGACCCTCTCTGCACTGGCTCTGTGCATGGCCGCCGGCTCGGCCCTGGCCAAGGAGTACAAGGAACTGCGCTTCGGCGTCGATCCCTCGTACGCCCCTTTTGAGTCCAAAGCCGCGGACGGCAGCCTGGTGGGCTTCGACATCGACCTGGGCAACGCCATCTGCGCCGAGCTGAAGGTCAAGTGCAAATGGGTCGAAAGCGACTTCGACGGCATGATCCCGGGCCTCAAGGCCAACAAGTTCGATGGTGTGATCTCGTCCATGACCGTGACTGCGGCCCGGGAAAAAGTGATCGATTTCTCCAACGAGCTGTTCTCGGGCCCCACCGCCTTCGTGTTCAAGAAAGGCTCGGGGCTGAGCGAAGACACCGCCTCGCTCAAGGGCAAGACCATCGGTTACGAGCAGGGCACCATCCAGGAAGCCTACGCCAAGGCCGTGCTGGACAAGGCCGGGATCAAGACCCAGGCCTACCAGAACCAGGACCAGGTCTATGCCGACCTGACTTCCGGGCGCCTGGATGCCTCGATCCAGGACATGCTGCAAGCCGAGCTGGGCTTCCTCAAATCGCCCCAGGGCGCCGACTATGAGATCAGCAAACCCGTGGACGACCCCCTGCTGCCGGCCAAGACTGCAGTGGGTATCTCGAAAGGTAACAAAGAGCTGAAAGCGCTCTTGGATAAAGGTATCAAAGCGTTACACGATGATGGCACCTACGCCACCATCCAGAAAAAACACTTCGGTGACCTGAACCTCTACAGCGGTAAATAA
- a CDS encoding ABC transporter permease: MIELLQEYWRPFLYSDGYHITGLAMTMWLLTASIAIGFLVSIPLSIARVSPRRLVRWPVQFYTYLFRGTPLYIQLLICYTGIYSIAAVRAQPVLDAFFRDAMNCTILAFALNTCAYTTEIFAGAIRSMAHGEVEAAKAYGLSGWKLYAHVIMPSALRRSLPYYSNEVILMLHSTTVAFTATIPDVLKIARDANSATFLTFQSFGIAALIYLCVTFTLVGLFRLAERRWLAFLGPAH, translated from the coding sequence ATGATCGAACTCCTGCAGGAATACTGGCGCCCGTTCCTCTATAGCGACGGTTACCACATCACCGGCCTGGCCATGACCATGTGGCTGCTCACGGCCTCGATCGCCATCGGTTTCCTGGTGTCGATCCCGCTGTCGATCGCCCGGGTCTCGCCCCGGCGCCTGGTGCGCTGGCCGGTGCAGTTCTACACCTACCTGTTCCGCGGCACGCCGCTCTATATCCAGTTGCTGATCTGCTACACCGGCATCTACAGCATCGCCGCCGTCCGCGCCCAGCCCGTACTGGATGCGTTCTTTCGCGATGCGATGAACTGCACCATCCTCGCCTTCGCCCTGAACACCTGCGCCTATACCACGGAGATCTTCGCCGGGGCGATCCGCAGCATGGCCCATGGCGAGGTCGAGGCCGCCAAGGCCTACGGCTTGAGCGGGTGGAAGCTGTATGCCCATGTGATCATGCCCTCGGCCCTGCGTCGCTCGCTGCCCTACTACAGCAATGAAGTGATCCTGATGCTGCACTCCACCACGGTGGCCTTCACCGCGACCATTCCCGACGTGCTGAAAATCGCTCGCGACGCCAACTCGGCGACCTTCCTGACCTTTCAGTCGTTCGGCATCGCCGCCCTCATCTATCTGTGCGTGACCTTCACCCTGGTGGGCCTGTTCCGCCTGGCCGAACGTCGCTGGCTGGCCTTTCTCGGCCCGGCTCACTAG
- a CDS encoding ABC transporter permease yields the protein MLEQLLTNLGLSAFSLKGFGPLLLEGTWMTVKLSVLSLLVSVLLGLIGASAKLSSLALLRIPAQLYTTLIRGVPDLVLMLLIFYSLQTWLTSFTDFMEWEYIEINPFSAGVITLGFIYGAYFTETFRGAILAVPRGQVEAATAYGLKRGQRFRFVVFPQMMRFALPGIGNNWMVMLKATALVSIIGLADLVKAAQDAGKSTYQLFYFLILAALIYLLITSASNFVLRRLERRYAAGAREAVR from the coding sequence ATGCTCGAACAACTCCTAACGAACCTGGGGCTTTCCGCGTTCAGCCTGAAGGGTTTCGGCCCCTTGCTGCTGGAAGGTACCTGGATGACCGTCAAATTGTCGGTCCTGTCGCTGCTGGTCAGCGTGCTGCTGGGCCTGATCGGTGCCAGCGCCAAACTCTCCAGCCTTGCCTTGCTACGCATACCTGCCCAGCTCTACACCACCTTGATCCGCGGCGTGCCCGATCTGGTGCTGATGCTGCTGATCTTCTACAGCCTGCAGACCTGGTTGACCTCCTTCACCGACTTCATGGAGTGGGAATACATCGAGATCAATCCGTTCAGCGCCGGGGTGATCACCCTGGGCTTCATTTATGGTGCCTATTTCACCGAGACCTTCCGTGGCGCGATTCTCGCCGTGCCCCGAGGCCAGGTGGAAGCGGCCACCGCCTACGGCCTCAAGCGCGGCCAACGCTTTCGCTTCGTGGTCTTCCCGCAGATGATGCGCTTTGCCCTGCCTGGTATCGGCAACAACTGGATGGTGATGCTCAAGGCTACGGCCCTGGTGTCGATCATCGGCCTGGCCGACCTGGTCAAGGCCGCCCAGGATGCCGGCAAGAGTACCTACCAGCTGTTCTACTTCCTGATCCTGGCGGCGCTGATCTACCTGCTGATCACCAGCGCTTCCAATTTCGTCCTGCGTCGGCTTGAACGGCGCTATGCCGCAGGCGCCCGGGAGGCCGTGCGATGA